Proteins co-encoded in one Amphritea atlantica genomic window:
- the nusG gene encoding transcription termination/antitermination protein NusG, with translation MAMRWYVVHAYSGYEKRVMNSLKERVELHNMQEGFGDILVPTEEVVEIREGKKRKSERKFYPGYVLVQMEMNDDTWHLVKDTPRVLGFIGGTADKPAPITEKEAQAILQRVESGVDQPRPKTLFEPGEMVRVTDGPFADFNGVVEEVNYEKNRLHVAVLIFGRSTPVELEFGQVEKA, from the coding sequence ATGGCTATGCGATGGTATGTTGTACATGCGTACTCCGGTTACGAGAAGCGTGTGATGAACTCTCTGAAGGAACGGGTCGAGCTGCATAATATGCAGGAAGGCTTCGGTGATATTCTGGTTCCTACAGAAGAAGTTGTTGAAATTCGCGAAGGTAAAAAGCGCAAGTCTGAGCGTAAGTTCTATCCGGGCTATGTTCTGGTTCAGATGGAAATGAATGACGATACCTGGCACCTGGTGAAGGATACGCCGCGAGTTCTTGGCTTTATTGGTGGTACGGCTGATAAGCCTGCACCGATCACCGAGAAAGAAGCTCAGGCGATTCTGCAGCGTGTGGAAAGTGGTGTTGATCAGCCGCGTCCGAAGACACTGTTTGAGCCGGGTGAGATGGTGCGTGTTACCGATGGCCCGTTCGCTGACTTTAACGGTGTTGTCGAAGAAGTGAATTATGAGAAGAACAGGCTGCATGTTGCAGTGTTGATCTTCGGTCGCTCGACTCCGGTCGAGCTGGAGTTTGGTCAGGTCGAAAAAGCCTGA
- the rplK gene encoding 50S ribosomal protein L11, with protein sequence MAKKIQAYIKLQVAAGQANPSPPVGPALGQHGVNIMEFCKAFNAATQGIEPGLPTPVVITVYADRSFTFITKTPPAAVLLLKAAGLKSGSGRPNTEKVGTVTRAQLEEIATTKMADLTAADMDAAVRTIAGSARSMGLIVEGAE encoded by the coding sequence ATGGCTAAGAAAATCCAGGCTTATATTAAGCTGCAGGTTGCCGCCGGTCAGGCGAACCCAAGTCCACCCGTTGGTCCAGCATTGGGTCAGCATGGTGTGAACATCATGGAATTCTGTAAAGCGTTTAACGCTGCTACTCAAGGTATCGAGCCGGGTCTGCCGACTCCTGTTGTGATCACTGTTTACGCTGATCGCAGCTTTACCTTCATTACCAAGACTCCACCGGCTGCAGTTCTGTTGCTGAAAGCTGCTGGTCTGAAGAGTGGTTCTGGTCGTCCTAACACTGAGAAAGTGGGTACTGTTACCCGTGCTCAGCTGGAAGAGATTGCAACTACTAAAATGGCTGACCTGACTGCTGCCGATATGGATGCAGCGGTTCGCACCATCGCAGGTAGTGCTCGTAGCATGGGTCTGATCGTGGAAGGAGCTGAGTAA
- the secE gene encoding preprotein translocase subunit SecE: protein MNSKVSSEGSKLDGLKWVVVVAIVAAGVVGNSVYSEESLLYRVIALLVLAGVAGFVALQTAKGLAFFTLFKEARSEIRKVVWPTRQETLQTTLIVTVVVLIVGLLLWGLDSLLSLGVAAVIG from the coding sequence GTGAATTCTAAAGTGTCTTCCGAAGGTTCAAAGCTGGATGGCCTGAAATGGGTCGTAGTGGTAGCAATTGTAGCTGCTGGCGTAGTAGGTAATTCTGTATATTCAGAAGAGTCTCTGCTGTATCGCGTAATTGCATTATTAGTTCTTGCTGGTGTTGCAGGCTTTGTTGCGCTGCAGACAGCTAAAGGTCTGGCTTTCTTTACACTGTTTAAAGAAGCGCGATCTGAAATTCGCAAAGTTGTATGGCCAACCCGTCAGGAAACACTTCAGACAACTCTGATTGTTACTGTCGTGGTTTTGATTGTAGGTTTGCTTTTATGGGGTCTTGATTCGTTGTTGAGTCTGGGCGTCGCAGCTGTAATCGGATAA
- the rplL gene encoding 50S ribosomal protein L7/L12, with protein sequence MSVSKEDILNAIAEMSVMDVVALVEAMEEKFGVSAAAVAVAGAAGGDAGAAAEEQTEFDVVLTGAGDKKVNVIKAVRAATGLGLKEAKGMVDGAPATVKEGISKEDAEALKAALEEAGASVEVK encoded by the coding sequence ATGTCCGTATCTAAAGAAGATATCTTGAATGCAATCGCTGAAATGTCTGTAATGGACGTTGTTGCACTGGTTGAAGCAATGGAAGAAAAATTCGGTGTATCTGCTGCTGCTGTTGCAGTTGCTGGTGCAGCTGGCGGCGACGCTGGTGCTGCTGCTGAAGAGCAGACTGAATTTGACGTTGTACTGACTGGCGCTGGCGACAAGAAAGTAAACGTAATCAAAGCTGTTCGTGCAGCAACTGGCCTGGGCTTGAAAGAAGCTAAAGGTATGGTTGACGGCGCTCCTGCTACCGTTAAAGAAGGTATCAGCAAGGAAGACGCAGAAGCACTTAAAGCTGCTCTGGAAGAAGCTGGCGCATCTGTTGAAGTTAAGTAA
- the birA gene encoding bifunctional biotin--[acetyl-CoA-carboxylase] ligase/biotin operon repressor BirA, with the protein MIEPLLAVLADGKFHSGQALGKVLGVSRSAIWKQIKSIEESGLEIYSVKGRGYRIPGGLDLLRRELIEEELKPEVADALKLIDLNLIIPSTNAKAMDAVYCDGHGSLYLAEQQTSGRGRRGRSWTSPFASNLYFSLTWQFSNGAAALEGLSLAVGVALVRGLARMGIEGVEVKWPNDLLWRGRKLAGVLLEMSGDAAGDCFVVIGVGINVKMPEAAAESIDQPWVDLQQALGVAPSRNRLLAELINELVPVLQQFSEEGFAVFRDEWQAVNAHRNQVISLNLGSRQELGVCRGVDQTGALLLEVDGRLQPYHGGEVSVRLV; encoded by the coding sequence ATGATTGAACCGCTGTTGGCTGTACTTGCGGATGGTAAATTCCATTCAGGGCAGGCGCTGGGTAAGGTGCTGGGCGTTAGCCGAAGTGCTATCTGGAAGCAGATTAAAAGTATTGAAGAGTCTGGCTTAGAGATATACAGCGTCAAAGGGCGGGGCTATCGTATCCCCGGAGGGCTGGATCTGCTGAGACGGGAGTTGATCGAAGAGGAGTTGAAACCTGAGGTGGCTGATGCTCTCAAGCTGATCGACCTCAACCTGATTATTCCCTCTACCAATGCCAAGGCGATGGATGCTGTCTACTGTGATGGTCACGGATCGCTTTATCTGGCGGAACAGCAAACCTCCGGACGCGGTCGCCGGGGGCGTAGCTGGACCAGCCCGTTTGCCAGTAACCTGTACTTCTCGCTTACCTGGCAGTTCAGTAATGGTGCTGCAGCACTCGAAGGGCTCAGTCTGGCGGTCGGTGTGGCGTTGGTTCGCGGGCTGGCGCGTATGGGAATTGAAGGTGTTGAGGTTAAGTGGCCCAACGATCTGCTGTGGCGTGGTCGTAAGCTGGCGGGAGTGCTGCTGGAGATGAGTGGCGATGCCGCCGGTGACTGTTTTGTTGTGATCGGGGTAGGTATCAATGTGAAGATGCCGGAAGCGGCGGCTGAGTCGATAGACCAGCCCTGGGTGGATCTGCAGCAGGCGCTGGGTGTTGCGCCCTCGCGAAACCGGTTGCTGGCTGAGCTGATCAATGAACTGGTGCCGGTGTTGCAACAGTTCTCCGAGGAGGGGTTTGCGGTATTCCGGGATGAGTGGCAGGCGGTCAATGCACATCGTAATCAGGTGATCAGTCTTAATCTGGGGAGTCGTCAGGAGCTGGGTGTGTGTCGTGGTGTTGATCAGACGGGAGCGTTGTTGCTGGAAGTGGATGGCAGGTTGCAGCCTTATCATGGCGGCGAGGTGAGCGTTCGGCTGGTATGA
- the rplJ gene encoding 50S ribosomal protein L10 → MALGLEDKKAIVAEVQEAAKGALSAVVADSRGVTVEKMTELRKQARDAGVWLRVVRNTLARRAVEGSDFECITDAFVGPTLIAFSTEHPGAGARILKDFAKGNDKLELKTAAFEGQIVDIAMLASLPTYDEAIAKLMGCMKEAAAGKLVRTIAAVREQKEQEAA, encoded by the coding sequence GTGGCATTAGGACTCGAAGATAAAAAAGCGATTGTCGCTGAAGTCCAGGAAGCTGCCAAGGGCGCTCTCTCTGCTGTAGTTGCAGATTCTCGCGGTGTTACCGTTGAGAAGATGACTGAGCTGCGTAAGCAGGCACGTGATGCGGGAGTATGGCTGCGCGTCGTACGTAACACGCTGGCACGTCGTGCAGTAGAAGGCTCTGATTTCGAATGTATCACAGATGCGTTCGTAGGTCCGACTCTGATTGCATTCTCTACTGAGCACCCAGGTGCCGGTGCGCGGATTCTGAAAGATTTCGCCAAGGGAAATGACAAGCTGGAGCTGAAGACCGCTGCTTTCGAAGGACAGATCGTTGATATCGCTATGCTGGCTTCACTGCCAACATACGACGAAGCGATCGCCAAGCTGATGGGCTGCATGAAAGAAGCTGCAGCAGGCAAGCTGGTCCGCACTATCGCGGCTGTTCGCGAACAGAAAGAACAAGAAGCTGCTTAA
- a CDS encoding type III pantothenate kinase, translating to MNILDLDAGNTFVKWRVFGTSLRGRVGHHELDHEAWPESVDRVRVASVAGEGVNRALRDFVQRRWRLVPEFAETRASACGVVNSYTDPSRMGVDRWLAVLSAWQQAQGACWVVDCGSAITVEQLDDAGQHLGGYIMPGLQLMSQNLLSNTAKVIVDHSIEGFSAAPGVNTSEAVQHGVNLLLVSLAEKVMRKAAGQPVYVTGGDGELFCTLADGAIWCPDLVLDGLSLALGE from the coding sequence ATGAATATTCTCGATCTGGATGCAGGTAATACCTTTGTTAAGTGGCGGGTTTTCGGAACCTCTTTGCGGGGGCGAGTAGGTCATCATGAGCTTGACCACGAGGCCTGGCCTGAGTCTGTTGATCGCGTCAGGGTAGCTTCGGTTGCCGGTGAGGGGGTTAACCGGGCGCTACGTGATTTTGTTCAGCGTCGCTGGCGGTTAGTGCCTGAGTTTGCCGAGACCCGGGCATCGGCGTGCGGGGTTGTTAATAGTTATACGGATCCGTCCCGGATGGGGGTCGATCGTTGGCTGGCTGTACTGAGTGCCTGGCAGCAGGCCCAAGGGGCCTGCTGGGTGGTGGATTGTGGTAGCGCGATCACTGTCGAGCAGCTGGATGATGCGGGTCAGCATTTGGGAGGCTATATCATGCCGGGGTTGCAGCTGATGAGTCAGAATTTACTCAGTAATACCGCTAAGGTGATTGTCGATCACTCAATTGAGGGTTTTAGTGCGGCGCCGGGTGTGAATACGTCAGAGGCGGTTCAGCATGGAGTTAACCTGTTGCTGGTGTCGCTGGCCGAAAAGGTGATGCGCAAGGCGGCGGGGCAGCCTGTGTACGTCACCGGAGGGGATGGTGAGCTATTCTGCACGCTGGCTGATGGCGCGATCTGGTGTCCCGATCTGGTATTGGATGGTCTGTCGCTGGCGCTCGGAGAGTAA
- the tuf gene encoding elongation factor Tu: MAKEQFERNKPHVNVGTIGHVDHGKTTLTAALTRVCAEVFGGKAVAFDGIDNAPEERERGITIATSHVEYDSSVRHYAHVDCPGHADYVKNMITGAAQMDGAILVCGATDGPMPQTREHILLSRQVGVPYIVVFLNKADLLAEDCGGVDSEEYAEMLELVEMELRELLDQYDFPGDDTPIIAGSALMALNGEDENGLGTTAVAKLVEALDSYIPEPERAIDQPFLMPIEDVFSISGRGTVVTGRVERGIVRTGEEIQIVGIRDTQTTTCTGVEMFRKLLDEGRAGENIGALLRGTKRDDVERGQVLAKPGTITPHTRFEGEVYVLSKDEGGRHTPFFKGYRPQFYFRTTDITGACELPEGVEMVMPGDNIKMDVTLINPIAMEEGLRFAIREGGRTVGAGVVAKIIE, translated from the coding sequence ATGGCTAAAGAACAATTTGAACGTAATAAACCGCACGTTAACGTTGGTACAATCGGCCACGTTGACCACGGTAAAACTACTCTGACAGCTGCACTGACTCGTGTATGTGCTGAAGTTTTCGGTGGTAAGGCTGTCGCTTTTGACGGTATCGACAATGCACCAGAAGAGCGTGAGCGTGGTATTACTATCGCAACTTCTCACGTTGAGTACGATTCTTCTGTTCGTCACTACGCGCACGTTGACTGCCCAGGACACGCGGATTATGTAAAAAACATGATCACCGGTGCTGCACAGATGGACGGAGCGATTCTGGTATGTGGCGCGACTGATGGTCCTATGCCACAGACTCGTGAGCACATCCTGCTGTCCCGTCAGGTTGGTGTACCTTACATCGTAGTATTCCTGAACAAAGCTGACCTGCTGGCTGAAGATTGTGGCGGTGTTGACTCTGAAGAATACGCAGAGATGCTGGAACTGGTTGAAATGGAGCTGCGTGAGCTGCTGGACCAGTACGACTTCCCGGGTGACGACACTCCAATCATCGCTGGTTCTGCCCTTATGGCGCTGAACGGTGAAGATGAGAACGGTCTGGGTACCACTGCTGTAGCTAAGCTGGTAGAAGCTCTGGATAGCTATATCCCTGAGCCAGAGCGTGCGATCGATCAGCCATTCCTGATGCCTATCGAGGACGTATTCTCTATCTCTGGTCGTGGTACTGTAGTAACTGGCCGTGTAGAGCGTGGTATCGTTAGAACGGGTGAAGAGATTCAGATCGTTGGTATCCGTGACACTCAGACTACTACCTGTACAGGTGTAGAGATGTTCCGTAAGCTGCTTGACGAAGGTCGTGCAGGTGAGAACATCGGTGCGCTGCTGCGTGGTACTAAGCGTGATGACGTTGAGCGTGGTCAGGTACTGGCTAAGCCGGGTACAATTACTCCTCACACTCGTTTCGAAGGTGAAGTATACGTATTGTCAAAAGATGAAGGTGGTCGTCACACGCCATTCTTCAAAGGCTACCGTCCGCAGTTCTACTTCCGTACAACTGACATCACCGGTGCTTGTGAGCTTCCAGAAGGCGTTGAGATGGTAATGCCAGGCGATAACATCAAGATGGATGTTACCCTGATCAACCCAATCGCGATGGAAGAAGGTCTGCGCTTTGCGATCCGTGAAGGCGGTCGTACTGTCGGTGCAGGCGTTGTAGCAAAAATCATCGAGTAA
- the rpoB gene encoding DNA-directed RNA polymerase subunit beta, translated as MAYSYTEKKRIRKDFGKLPEAMDVPYLLAIQLDSYLKFLQQGADSAERKDIGLHAAFSSVFPIVSYSGNAALEYVGYRLGEPVFDVKECQMRGITYAAPLRVKVRLVIYDRDSSNKAIKDIKEQEVYMGEMPLMTDNGTFVVNGTERVIVSQLHRSPGVFFDHDKGKTHSSGKLLYSARVIPYRGSWLDFEFDPKDSLFVRIDRRRKLPATILLRALGYTTEEILDTFFDNTAWTLSADDILMTLVPSRLRGETATFDIKDGSGSVVVESGRRITPRHIRQLEKENITQLEVPVEYLLGKVLAKDIIDPTTGELLCEGNSEITEELLEQMRSRNVTGFETLYTNELDCGPFVSDTLRIDTTRNQLEALVEIYRMMRPGEPPTKESAENLFENLFFTEERYDLSAVGRMKFNRRLSVDEETGSGVLDKEDILAVMKTLIDIRNGKGVVDDIDHLGNRRIRSVGEMAENQFRVGLVRVERAVRERLSMAESDNLMPQDLINAKPVAAAVKEFFGSSQLSQFMDQNNPLSEVTHKRRVSALGPGGLTRERAGFEVRDVHATHYGRVCPIETPEGPNIGLINSLATYARTNDYGFLETPYRKVVDCKVTDEVEYLSAIEEGRHVIAQASAGMDENKTLTDELVAVRHENEFTVMPPEKVTYMDVSPRQVVSVAAALIPFLEHDDANRALMGSNMQRQAVPTLRADKPLVGTGMERYVARDSGVCVVADRGGVIEAVDAARIVVRVNDEETLAGEAGVDIYNLTKYTRSNQNTCINQRAIVRQGEQVQRGDIMADGPSVDLGELALGQNMRIAFMPWNGYNFEDSILISERVVQEDRFTTIHIQELTCVARDTKLGSEEITSDIPNVGESALAKLDEAGIVHIGAEVGPGDILVGKVTPKGETQLTPEEKLLRAIFGEKASDVKDTSLRVKTGTIGKVIDVQVFTRDGVPKDERAVSIEQSELNRIRKDLNEELRIVEQATFERLGRALCGLKAEGGANFRKGEEITAEALAELKRSDWFKIRVADEATQEMLEKAQEQLEERRVELDAKFEDKKSKLQTGDDLAPGVLKIVKVYVATKRRVQPGDKMAGRHGNKGVISVIMPVEDMPYDENGEPVDIVLNPLGVPSRMNVGQVLETHMGMAAKGLGVKINKMLQAERDRLETVKELREFLDRIYNSELGGYKSGRHEDIDSLSDDEVMELAKNLKGGVPLATAVFDGAKEAEVKELLRMADLSDTGQFTLFDGRTGDEFSRPVTVGYMYMLKLNHLVDDKMHARSTGSYSLVTQQPLGGKAQFGGQRFGEMEVWALEAYGAAYTLQEMLTVKSDDVNGRTKMYKNIVDGDHRMEPGMPESFNVLVKEIRSLGIDIELENE; from the coding sequence ATGGCTTACTCATATACTGAAAAGAAACGCATCCGTAAAGACTTCGGAAAGCTGCCGGAAGCGATGGATGTGCCATATCTGTTGGCAATCCAGTTGGATTCTTATTTGAAATTCCTGCAACAGGGTGCTGATTCTGCAGAGCGTAAAGATATCGGACTGCATGCGGCTTTCAGTTCCGTATTCCCGATCGTTTCCTATTCCGGAAACGCCGCATTGGAATATGTAGGTTACCGTCTGGGCGAGCCGGTTTTTGACGTTAAAGAATGCCAGATGCGTGGCATTACTTATGCTGCCCCGCTGCGCGTTAAAGTACGCCTGGTAATCTATGATCGTGATTCTTCAAATAAAGCGATCAAAGATATTAAAGAACAAGAAGTTTACATGGGCGAAATGCCGCTGATGACCGACAACGGTACATTTGTTGTCAACGGTACGGAGCGGGTAATCGTATCCCAGCTGCACCGTTCGCCGGGTGTATTCTTCGACCATGACAAGGGTAAAACGCACTCCTCCGGGAAACTGCTGTACTCTGCCCGTGTCATTCCTTACCGTGGTTCATGGCTGGACTTCGAGTTTGATCCTAAAGATAGTCTGTTTGTACGTATCGACCGCCGCCGTAAACTGCCGGCAACGATACTGCTGCGTGCGCTGGGCTATACCACTGAAGAGATCCTCGATACCTTCTTTGATAACACAGCGTGGACCCTGAGTGCAGATGATATTCTGATGACTCTGGTGCCTTCACGTCTGCGTGGTGAAACCGCAACGTTTGATATTAAAGATGGCAGTGGCTCTGTTGTTGTAGAGTCGGGCCGTCGTATTACACCGCGTCATATCCGTCAGCTGGAAAAAGAGAATATCACTCAGCTGGAAGTGCCGGTTGAATACCTGCTGGGCAAAGTGCTGGCAAAAGACATTATCGACCCGACTACCGGTGAGCTGCTGTGCGAAGGCAACAGTGAGATTACTGAAGAGCTGCTTGAGCAGATGCGTAGCCGTAATGTCACCGGTTTTGAAACGCTGTACACCAATGAACTGGATTGTGGTCCGTTTGTATCTGATACGCTGCGTATCGATACCACCCGCAACCAGCTGGAAGCACTGGTAGAGATCTACCGTATGATGCGTCCTGGTGAGCCGCCAACCAAAGAATCAGCGGAAAATCTGTTTGAGAACCTGTTCTTTACTGAAGAACGTTACGATCTGTCAGCCGTAGGCCGGATGAAGTTTAACCGTCGCCTGAGTGTTGATGAGGAAACCGGTTCTGGCGTATTGGATAAAGAAGATATCCTGGCGGTCATGAAGACCCTGATCGATATCCGTAACGGTAAAGGCGTTGTGGATGACATCGATCACCTGGGTAACCGTCGTATACGTTCTGTCGGTGAGATGGCTGAAAACCAGTTCCGCGTTGGTTTGGTCCGCGTAGAGCGTGCCGTGCGTGAGCGTCTGAGCATGGCTGAATCCGATAATCTGATGCCTCAGGATCTGATTAATGCCAAGCCTGTTGCTGCTGCGGTTAAAGAGTTCTTTGGCTCTTCTCAGCTGTCCCAGTTTATGGATCAGAATAACCCGCTGTCAGAAGTTACCCACAAGCGCCGTGTATCTGCGTTGGGGCCTGGCGGTCTGACCCGTGAGCGTGCTGGCTTTGAGGTACGTGACGTACATGCAACCCACTACGGCCGTGTATGTCCAATCGAGACCCCTGAAGGACCAAACATTGGTCTGATTAACTCGCTGGCTACCTATGCCCGTACCAACGACTATGGTTTCCTTGAAACGCCATATCGTAAGGTGGTCGATTGTAAGGTAACTGACGAAGTTGAATACCTGTCCGCGATTGAGGAAGGTCGTCATGTTATCGCTCAGGCATCAGCCGGGATGGATGAGAACAAAACGCTGACCGATGAACTGGTAGCGGTACGTCACGAAAATGAATTTACCGTAATGCCGCCGGAAAAAGTTACCTACATGGATGTATCTCCACGTCAGGTAGTATCAGTTGCGGCGGCGCTGATCCCGTTCCTGGAACACGATGACGCGAACCGCGCATTGATGGGATCGAACATGCAGCGTCAGGCTGTGCCAACGCTGCGTGCTGATAAGCCATTGGTCGGTACCGGCATGGAACGTTACGTTGCCCGCGACTCCGGTGTGTGTGTTGTTGCCGATCGTGGTGGTGTTATCGAAGCGGTTGATGCCGCGCGTATCGTGGTCCGTGTTAACGATGAAGAGACGCTGGCCGGTGAAGCAGGTGTAGATATCTACAACCTGACTAAGTACACCCGTTCTAACCAGAATACCTGTATCAACCAGCGTGCGATTGTACGTCAGGGGGAGCAGGTTCAGCGTGGCGATATTATGGCTGACGGTCCGTCCGTTGACCTGGGTGAGCTGGCGCTGGGTCAGAACATGCGTATCGCGTTCATGCCGTGGAATGGTTACAACTTCGAGGACTCCATTCTGATTTCAGAACGGGTGGTTCAGGAAGATCGTTTCACCACTATCCACATTCAGGAACTGACCTGTGTGGCGCGCGATACCAAGCTGGGTTCTGAAGAGATCACCTCTGATATTCCCAACGTCGGAGAGTCTGCGCTGGCTAAGCTGGATGAGGCCGGTATTGTGCATATCGGTGCTGAAGTAGGCCCGGGCGATATTCTGGTGGGTAAGGTTACACCAAAAGGTGAAACTCAGCTGACTCCGGAAGAGAAGCTGCTGCGTGCGATCTTTGGTGAGAAAGCATCCGACGTTAAGGATACTTCCCTGCGTGTTAAGACCGGTACTATCGGTAAAGTTATCGATGTACAGGTATTTACCCGTGACGGTGTGCCTAAAGATGAGCGGGCTGTCTCTATCGAGCAGTCTGAACTGAATCGCATCCGTAAAGACTTGAATGAAGAGCTGCGGATCGTCGAGCAGGCAACCTTTGAGCGTCTTGGACGTGCTCTGTGCGGTCTGAAGGCTGAAGGTGGCGCTAACTTCAGGAAGGGTGAAGAGATCACGGCTGAGGCCCTGGCTGAGCTGAAGAGGTCTGACTGGTTTAAGATCCGTGTTGCTGATGAAGCGACTCAGGAGATGCTGGAGAAGGCTCAGGAACAGCTGGAAGAGCGTCGCGTTGAGCTGGATGCCAAGTTTGAAGATAAGAAGAGCAAACTGCAGACCGGCGATGACCTGGCCCCTGGCGTACTGAAGATTGTTAAGGTTTACGTGGCTACCAAGCGTCGCGTACAGCCGGGTGACAAGATGGCTGGTCGTCACGGTAACAAAGGTGTTATCTCGGTTATCATGCCGGTTGAAGATATGCCATACGATGAGAATGGTGAGCCGGTCGATATCGTACTGAACCCACTGGGTGTGCCGTCACGGATGAACGTTGGTCAGGTGCTTGAAACCCATATGGGTATGGCCGCTAAAGGTCTGGGCGTGAAGATCAATAAGATGCTGCAGGCAGAGCGTGACCGTCTGGAAACCGTTAAAGAGCTGCGTGAGTTCCTTGACCGCATCTACAACAGCGAGCTGGGTGGTTATAAGTCTGGCCGTCACGAAGATATCGACTCACTGAGCGATGACGAAGTGATGGAGCTGGCGAAAAACCTGAAAGGTGGTGTACCGCTGGCAACCGCAGTATTTGACGGTGCTAAAGAGGCGGAAGTGAAGGAACTGCTGCGTATGGCAGACCTGAGCGATACCGGACAGTTTACTCTGTTTGATGGTCGCACCGGTGATGAGTTCAGCCGTCCGGTAACCGTTGGTTACATGTATATGCTGAAACTGAACCACCTGGTCGATGATAAGATGCACGCACGTTCTACCGGTTCTTACAGTCTGGTTACTCAGCAGCCGCTGGGTGGTAAGGCGCAGTTCGGTGGTCAGCGATTCGGTGAGATGGAGGTATGGGCACTGGAAGCATACGGTGCTGCCTACACTCTGCAGGAGATGCTGACTGTTAAGTCCGATGACGTGAATGGCCGTACCAAGATGTATAAGAACATCGTGGATGGCGATCACCGCATGGAGCCGGGCATGCCAGAATCGTTCAACGTGCTGGTGAAAGAGATCCGCTCGCTGGGTATCGACATCGAGCTGGAAAACGAGTAA
- the rplA gene encoding 50S ribosomal protein L1, translating to MAKLTKRQKAIAEKVEPGKQYSVVDAVALLNELSSVGFKESVDVAINLGVDPRKSDQNVRGSSVLPSGTGKDVRVAVFAQGENAEKAKAAGADVVGFEDLAEQIKGGDLNFDVVIATPDAMRVVGQLGQILGPRGLMPNPKVGTVTPDVVTAVNNAKAGQVRFRTDKNGIIHAGVGKVGFEADAIKANLEALLGELKKLKPASAKGVYMKKVTLSTTMGPGLVIDQGSLSA from the coding sequence ATGGCTAAGCTGACTAAACGCCAAAAGGCGATTGCTGAAAAAGTTGAACCAGGTAAGCAGTACTCTGTTGTTGATGCGGTTGCACTGCTGAACGAGCTGTCTTCTGTTGGCTTTAAAGAGTCTGTAGATGTTGCAATTAATCTGGGTGTAGATCCACGTAAATCTGACCAGAACGTTCGTGGTTCAAGCGTGCTGCCAAGCGGTACTGGTAAAGATGTTCGTGTTGCTGTATTCGCTCAGGGCGAAAACGCAGAGAAAGCTAAAGCAGCGGGTGCTGATGTTGTTGGCTTTGAAGATCTTGCTGAGCAGATTAAAGGCGGAGATCTGAATTTTGACGTTGTTATCGCGACTCCGGATGCGATGCGCGTTGTTGGTCAACTGGGTCAGATTCTGGGTCCGCGCGGCCTGATGCCAAACCCTAAAGTGGGTACTGTTACGCCTGATGTTGTTACTGCGGTAAACAATGCGAAGGCAGGTCAGGTACGTTTCCGTACTGACAAAAACGGTATTATCCACGCAGGCGTTGGTAAGGTCGGCTTTGAAGCTGATGCTATCAAAGCTAACCTTGAAGCACTGTTGGGCGAGCTGAAAAAGCTGAAGCCTGCATCTGCTAAAGGCGTGTACATGAAGAAAGTTACCCTGTCCACCACTATGGGGCCAGGTCTGGTAATCGATCAGGGCTCGCTGAGCGCTTAA